GTGGTATAGCTTTCATTGGATCCTCTTCCTCTAAGATTCCCATAGGCCTGAGTTGGATGGGAACTTTGGTCATCTGATCTTCTTGGAGAACCCTGTCTCTGAGGACCGAAGTGGTCATGCTCATGGGCACAGGATCTCTTCATATGAGTATGGCCCTGCTGGTCTCTTTGCTGTTGCCGACTCTGGGTCTCTTGTCGTCTCTGCCCGTCATGGCCTTGTCTATTCTGGGTCTGATATgaactctcttcttcctcatgGGTTTGCCTGCCCCTCCGCTGATGAGTTTGCTCATTATCACAGGCTCTCTGATCTTGTCTGTCCCGGGTCTGATGATACCTCTCATTGTCTCGGATTTGCCTGCTCTGATGACTTTGCTCATTGCCACAGGCCTGTCTGCCTCGCTGTTGAGAGGTCCCCTGCTCCTCATGACCCTGCCTATCCTGGGTCTGATGATCCTCTTCTTCTTCATGTGTTTGCTGGTGGTATCTCTGACGGCTCTGCTTTTGTCCACAGGTCTGTCGGTCCCGCCTTTGAGAAGAGGTTCCCTGCTCCTCCTGGCTTTGTCTATCCCTAGTCTGACAGCCCTCTTCCTCTTCATGTGTTTGTTGATGGAATCTCTGATGGCTCTGCCTTTCTTCATGTCTTTGTCCATCTTGTGCCTGTCCTCCAGTCTGCTGACTACCACACTGCTGCCAGTCTCTCCCTTTGTGGCAGAGAGATCTTTCTTGCTGGGACTGGGAATATACCTTATGTTGACGGCTTTCAGACTCCCTCTCTGGTTGCCATAGCCCTTGTTGAAAGTGGCCTTGCCTGTCTTCCCTAGATAAATACCCTTGGCTTCTACTCAGCCCCTGTCCTTCCTGTCCTGTTCTGTTATTCTGGAACTGATAATTTTGCCCCTGCATTTCAGAATGTCCATAACCAGAGTTTAAACCTTGTCTGTTGGTTTGGCCATAGTTTGATCCTTGTCCAAACCCCTCATACTGTCCATAGTGAGAATACTGTCTCCCTGACTGGCCATATTGAGTGTCCAGTCCTTGCCTTCCTGAGTGGCCATATTGAGTGTCCAGTCCTTGCCTTCCTGAGTGGCCATATTGAGTATCCAGTCCTTGTCTCCCTGAGTAGCCATATTGAGTGTCCAGACCTTGTCTCCCTGACTGGCCATATTGAGTGTCCAGTCCTTGCCTTCCTGATTGGCCATAGTGAGTGTCCAGTCCTTGTCTCCCTGACTGGCCATATTGAGTGTCCAGTCCTTGCCTTCCTGATTGGCCATAGTGAGTGTCCAGTCCTTGTCTTCCTGACTGGCCATATTGAGTGTCCAGTCCCTGTCTTCCTGTCTGGCCATAGTGAGAGTCTAGTCCTTGATTATTTGTCTGACCACAACTTGATCCTTGTCCAAACTCCTCTGACTGGCCATACTGAGAGTCTAATCCTTGCCTCCCTGACTGACCACACTGAGTACCTAGTCCTTGCCTTCTTGTCTGATCATAGTGAGAATCTAATCCTTCTCTCCCTGACTGACCATATTGAGTGTCTAGTCCCTGTCTTCCTGACTGGCCACACTGTGAGTCAAGgccttgtctgtctgtctgaccACAACTTGTTCCTTGTCCAAACTCCTCTGAATGGTCATACTGAGAATCTAGTCCTTGTCTTCCTGATTGACCACATTGAGTGTCCAGTCTTTGTCTCCTTGACTGACCAGAATGGGACTCTTGTCTTTGTCTGCCTGTCTGACCACAGGTTGAGTCTTGTCCCAGTCTTTGAGACTGACCACAACGAGAACCATTATATTGTTGCTCTGGTTCACTACGACCAAAGCTCTGACTTTGTCTTCTATGCTGACCTAAGTAAGAGACATATCTTTGTCTCTCAGACTGACCACAACTTGATTCCTGTCTCACCCTTCCAGACTGACCAGAGCAAGTATCTTGTCCTTGTCTGTTTGAATTGCTATGGTGTGAGTCCTGTCCTAACCTTTCAGACTGACCATAGTTGGAAGTCTTATCTTGTTTCTCAGACTGACCCTGGTGAGAATGCTGGTCTTGTTTCCCAAACTGGCCATGATGAGAATGCTGGTCTTGTTTCCCAAACTGGCCATGATGAGAATGCTGATCTTGTTTCCCAGAATGGCCATGATGAGAATTCTGGTCTCGTCTCTCAGACTGGTCATGATGAGAACGTTGGTCTTGTCTCCCATTCTGACCATAACGGGAATCCTCATCTTGTCTCCCATACTGACCATAGTGGGAATCCTCATCTTGTCTCCCATACTGACCATAACGGGAATCCTCATCTTGTCTCCCATTCTGACCATAGCGGGAATCCTCATCTTGTCTCTCATTCTGACCATAGCGGGAATCCTCATCTTGTCTCCCATTCTGACCATAGTGGGAATCCTCACCTTGTCTACCATTCTGACCATAGTGGGAATCCTCATCTTGTCTCTCTGACTGATCACAAGGGGTATCCTGCCTTCGTCCTCTGTGCCTCTGTTTTTGTTGCTTGCCTACACCCTCTTCTGGAAGATGATGGTCTCTGGTCCTCTCTCTTCCTCGTTCTTGATGGGTCCCAGATCTGTCTCTACATGACTTTTTACTCTGAATTTGATAACAGGATTGAACCAACTTAAACACCAACAAGAGAAATTCATTAAAGTCTACATGTTCATCATGATCCCGATCTAAGAGCTCCAGGATGGTATCAACTGTCTCAGGGTCATCTGGTCGctgggagaaaataaaacaaaaaccaaattttAATGATTTGGTCTTTCTTCCTCAGCCCCCAAATcccatgatttggttcaagtctttaagaggaaggaagggaataggaTAGGGACGATGTGAATTGCTTTTTACCAATATTAGCTCATAATCTTGTGAAATCGGTGCTCTTATTGCCCCAATTTTCCAGTTATTGAAACCAAGGCTAAATGCCTGgcctaagatcacacaattagGTATCTGAAGCTGGAATGGAACTCAGTTCTAGAAGAGCCCAGACCCAGGGCTCTGTGTACTCCAGCACCACctaactaatttttttctgtttccttgctAATCTTCTTAATCCACTTTGTAGCTTAAAAAGTTGAAACCTGGGAAAGTTAAATAAATTGCATACAAATGGTAAGTTCAGAGGAGATATTTGAACCCACCTCTGTTGACTCTACCATTGGTGTCCTTCCCATTGCACCATATTGTCTCCTTGAGAAAGGAGTCCTCTGACAccaataaatgacaaaattaaaaaaaaaaaaagacctcctGATATAGTGTGTAAAGAATGCTGGATTTTTAGCTGAAGAACCCAAGTTCTAAATGCTTCTTCTATTATTTATATCGATCATgatgggcaattcacttaacctctctactCAATTAAAATGAGCTTGATGGACTTAATGATCTCCAAGGCCTTTTATGGGTCTCAGCCTGTGATTTTGTGGGATTCTGTTAAGCCAATCTCATTTTGAAAGAACAAAGGCCCTTGTACTTGGAGGTTTGGTTCTCTAGGAGGTCACTGCTCATTTAAGGGAGATGAATTTACTGGGAGAAACCTGGGCAAATACTTTGAGAGAAGACCACAACTAACTGAAAagacccttttcattttttcttatcccAGGGTTCAAAGCTTTCTGGGAATCCCATCTTACCCGAAGAATCTCCTTGAACTCCTCCAGGAGAAGATGCTTCAGTTCTTTCTTGCACAGAGATGTACAGTCATCATTCATTTCAGCATATTCATTAAACACCTTAATTATGGTGATGATGCTATTCAAAAGTTGAGTCATTTTTGCAAATTTAGATGAACCTGGAAACAGATATCAAAAAAGATGGGTGATTCAGATGGATACCAGAAGGGGTTTTGAGCATAGAACTATTTCCtgctagaaagagaaaaagcctgGGATATGATATAGCTATTATTCAGagacattcatatatatatatatgtatatatatatatatatatattcacatatagaGGCACTAGAGAGCTTATTAAGTAGGACATATTAGTAATTTTCGAATGCAAACTTTTGGAAATATAAGTCAATATTCTTATTGTTGCtcttactgctgctgctgctgctgtcactCTGGGATCAAACAAAAGTTCTTTCGgcatttaaatcccttcacaaCCTAGTAGTAatttacttttccagttttattatatatttctctcCTTCATGTCAAATTGGTCTTCTATCTAACTATTCCTAGCCagcctccatgcctttgcacaggCTGTTCTTTAAACCTGGgatgctctcccttctcatctccaccTCTTAAAATCCCTAGTTTTATACAAAGCTCCATTTTGCCACTTCTTGTAAGAGAACTTTTTCTGATTCCCCCAATTGCTCGTACCTTCCTCTAAAATTATCTCATTACTTTGGATTTAAATTACCTTGGGAATTTGTAGTTTTATAATTTACTTTGTAAATCATCttgcaaattattttgtttatattttattgtaaatatagttgtatgactctggataagtcatttaaccactctctgccttagttttgtcaattataaaatgagtgtAGCCTATATATGTTGTTCTCAATAGAATGTCAGCTCCTCAAGAGCAAtgcttttatttttgcatctcGTGTCTAGCACTGGTACATTCCTGGCACATTTATTattcagttcagttgtttttagttgTCCCAATCCTTATGGGATTTTcctaacaaagatactggagtgatttgtcatttcttctccagttcatttgacagttgaggaaactgaagaaaaaaggttaagtgacttacccaggatcactagctaataagtgttgagatgagtcttcctgactccagacccaacactctagccactgggccatctagctgttcCATTTGTCATATAGTAGGcccctaataaatgtttgctaattgatTATAattatcaacaacaataatagcaacagatttcatcactaaaaaaaaaaaaaaagccaaagtggAAACACAGATTAATTCAACTGTATATAAAAAAGACATATTCAAATCCATAGAAATAAAGTTAGGATGTTAGGGCTTCTTAGAATCCGGacttaaattaaatttcttcccATAGATGGAATATCCTCACCAGTAGTTGAACAGTGAAAATCTACTACAGAAGAATGGACTAGATTTCCAAATAGCCTCCATAATCATTTACTAAGAGCAGCTGCAAAGCATGGGAGGCCTGGGATAAACTGAAATGCTTTGCCTGTGTTTACAATAACAGGGATCAAAATTTCCTGGAGATCCATAGTCCAAGGATTGGATTCTAGTGAGTACCTTCAGCCTGTGTTTATCTTATTCTAACctccataaggaaaaaaaaatattctctaacTCCAGGGTCCTGGCTCATCCATCAGTAGGTCCAAGTCTACTAGACTTCCTCAAGCCAATCACTAACACAAAGACAAGATTATTCTATAACCTTTGTAGAAAAGGTGATGCCAGCTATGATCGCTCAAAAAAGAAAGCAACCACAAccacaagaaaaaggaaatcacaGATTTTCCAAGACCAATCACCTACAGTGAACATCTTTAGACATTCAGCACAAAGGATCATGGGAAGCAGTTTGGAGCATGGCAAGTGCCATATTTTGCCTTGCTTACCTGTTTCACTGGGAGCAAGTAGAAGGTTTACAAGCTGGTGGAGGACACTAGGGAACTGAGATTCTGGCCTATTTATAGGGGTTTTAATTATCCTACTGGAGCATCCTGACAAGTAGACACCCACCTATTGGTAGAGCCTGATTCACCTCCAACCCAGCCCAGCTCCACCTCATTTGGCAAAAAATGGGATTTGTTTGCCTTCACAGTTGCTCATGAACCTGTTTGTCATTAGAATGGATGACAATTCTGAAGTCCCAGCCCCAACTAATtaggagagttatgtgatggttcATGAAAAAGTCCAGGAATCTTTGAATGCAATGATTTTTCTTTAAGGTCATCCCATTTGCGATTGTTgtggtttagtcatttcagttatgcccaactcttggagttttcttggcagagatgctggtgatgagatattttcttttccagttcattttacagatggggaaactgaggcaaacaggattaagtgacttagcagggtcacacagctaggaagtgtttgaggctgcatttgaactttgGCATTTCTGTCTCCAGACACAATGCTCTATTTACGGTGCCACCTAACTGTTCAGCACATCCTATTGATTAGAACCATGgatgaaatgaacaaaaactgGTATGGGTATATTATAAAATTTCAATGGAATTGGATCCAGTGATAGTAAACATCAAGTCAAAAGATTGCCTTGGGGAATGTTTAAGCTCTGCTGATAGGGGCCTTTAGGGAAAATGGCAACAGATAAGAGTGCttggcctagagtcaagaaggccTGACTTTAAATcatgcttcagatacttattagctatgtgacctagaGTGTCACTTGAtcttcatttgcctcagtttcttcatctttaaagtgTGGATAATAACCACAACCTGTTCTGATAGGTTGTTGTGGGGAataaagtaagataatatttgtaaaacattcgGCACAGTCTACAATgtagtaggtgttatataaaaaCTAGTTActatgttaataataaaaataaaaaatatcaccAAACTTATAGATTTTTTTGAGTTGTCACTTTATTATAGAACTTTCAGGTATTCATTTacttctcacaacaatcctggtgGATAAATACTCTTATgattatttagtaattttaaccatgtGTGACTCTTTGTTGAatccatttaaggttttcttggtaaagatactgaagtggtttgccatttctttcattttacagatgaggaaactgaggcaaacagggttaaataagaatgacacacagagagaagtgagagagagaaagaaggaaagaagaaaggaagaaaaggaaggaaggaaggaagaaaggaaggaagaaaaggaaggaaggaaggaagaaaggaagaaaggaagaaagaaagaaagaaagaaagaaagaaagaaagaaaaagaaagaaagaaagaaagaaagaaagaaaaagaaagaaagaaagaaagaaagaaagaaagaaagaaagaaagaaagaaagaaagaaagaaagaaagaaagaaagaaagaaagaaaatggacttCAGAATGTAGGATTGGAGTTCTGGAAATATACACATTTAGGGAAGCTGGTCCTTATCATATCCCTTGCCTTCAAGTACCTACATCTCTAGAGACTGTTGAAAGCAGACTGCTCACTTTGGTGGAATTGTTCTCTCTTGGTCTaagctaaaatattttcttattcctgTCTGGAGAGCTCATTAATTCTACTGGCATAATCGAATCTATATACATTCTCTGCTTtctaatttttactttctttgataAAGAGGTCAATCTTTTGGGTAACCATTATTTAGTGGGAAGGGACAAACAAGGGCTACCTATTAGAGCAATTAGCAAAGTAACTTTCATCCTGAACTCAAACTCATATTCCTAGACTAGAGATAAGTGAgggatagatataattctagcttGATACCCATTTCGGAGACTGGAGAAGGGATTTCCCAACCCTGACAATATTGGATCCTGCTTGACTCTATATCCAGCTGAGTGTTATTTCTTTCTACTCTTTGCAGGTGGGTCACTTGTGATACACACCCacaccacaccacacacacacacacacacacacacacacacacacacacacacacacctatggtcatgcacatatatgtaacaCTTGCTTATTGAATAGATAACCTATATTGTGTTAGATAATCTTTTACCTCATACTAAATTTCAAGGATTCATGTTTGGTGCCTGAAATCTATAAAGTGATATGCAGTGAACCTCTAGCTcagtgaagaaggaaataaaaatgatgccATCAGACATGGTGGCACATGTGTGTAATGCCTACTCCTAGGAAGGATGAGACTGGTGGATTGCTTGAGCTTGGAAATTCTGAGTTGCAATGGGCTAAGTTGATTGAGCATTTCACATTAAGTCTGACACCAATATG
The Sminthopsis crassicaudata isolate SCR6 chromosome 4, ASM4859323v1, whole genome shotgun sequence genome window above contains:
- the RPTN gene encoding repetin, with the translated sequence MTQLLNSIITIIKVFNEYAEMNDDCTSLCKKELKHLLLEEFKEILRRPDDPETVDTILELLDRDHDEHVDFNEFLLLVFKLVQSCYQIQSKKSCRDRSGTHQERGRERTRDHHLPEEGVGKQQKQRHRGRRQDTPCDQSERQDEDSHYGQNGRQGEDSHYGQNGRQDEDSRYGQNERQDEDSRYGQNGRQDEDSRYGQYGRQDEDSHYGQYGRQDEDSRYGQNGRQDQRSHHDQSERRDQNSHHGHSGKQDQHSHHGQFGKQDQHSHHGQFGKQDQHSHQGQSEKQDKTSNYGQSERLGQDSHHSNSNRQGQDTCSGQSGRVRQESSCGQSERQRYVSYLGQHRRQSQSFGRSEPEQQYNGSRCGQSQRLGQDSTCGQTGRQRQESHSGQSRRQRLDTQCGQSGRQGLDSQYDHSEEFGQGTSCGQTDRQGLDSQCGQSGRQGLDTQYGQSGREGLDSHYDQTRRQGLGTQCGQSGRQGLDSQYGQSEEFGQGSSCGQTNNQGLDSHYGQTGRQGLDTQYGQSGRQGLDTHYGQSGRQGLDTQYGQSGRQGLDTHYGQSGRQGLDTQYGQSGRQGLDTQYGYSGRQGLDTQYGHSGRQGLDTQYGHSGRQGLDTQYGQSGRQYSHYGQYEGFGQGSNYGQTNRQGLNSGYGHSEMQGQNYQFQNNRTGQEGQGLSRSQGYLSREDRQGHFQQGLWQPERESESRQHKVYSQSQQERSLCHKGRDWQQCGSQQTGGQAQDGQRHEERQSHQRFHQQTHEEEEGCQTRDRQSQEEQGTSSQRRDRQTCGQKQSRQRYHQQTHEEEEDHQTQDRQGHEEQGTSQQRGRQACGNEQSHQSRQIRDNERYHQTRDRQDQRACDNEQTHQRRGRQTHEEEESSYQTQNRQGHDGQRRQETQSRQQQRDQQGHTHMKRSCAHEHDHFGPQRQGSPRRSDDQSSHPTQAYGNLRGRGSNESYTTNSAVAPSPLYKYVQEQKSQGHHN